From Candidatus Hydrogenedentota bacterium, one genomic window encodes:
- a CDS encoding uroporphyrinogen decarboxylase family protein, producing MTDRERFLACVLGEPVDRPPYWLRWGPWGTTLERWKREGADFGLLGEPRLLFEPETPPVPVPGSFGPYPPFEETTLEETEEWRLFVDSWGITRRVFKTRESMPEFVAFPVKSRRDWQQYREERLNPDDPGRLQGEWRDALAVWPQLGFPIQMGEFPDVGIYGGLRWLLGDEECLVAFCTDPEWVHEIMDHLTSLYLTVFEKMVKLVRIDVIHMWEDMCGRNGPLISPRQWEEFIGPCYRRIAAFAKEHGIPVFSVDTDGQPGLIIPPMMAAGVNFLWPLEVAAGCDANAMRAKYPALAMMGGIDKRALARGPAAIDAELERVRPALEHGRYIPDLDHSVPDDVSWENFCYYAERLKRLVGKA from the coding sequence GTGACAGATCGGGAACGGTTCCTGGCCTGCGTGCTCGGAGAGCCCGTCGACCGGCCGCCGTACTGGCTGCGGTGGGGGCCCTGGGGCACGACCTTGGAGCGGTGGAAACGCGAGGGCGCGGACTTCGGCCTGCTGGGCGAGCCGCGGCTTCTGTTCGAGCCCGAGACGCCCCCCGTGCCTGTGCCGGGAAGTTTCGGCCCGTATCCCCCCTTTGAAGAGACTACCCTCGAAGAGACCGAGGAATGGCGGCTCTTTGTCGATTCGTGGGGCATCACCCGCCGGGTGTTCAAGACCAGGGAATCCATGCCCGAGTTCGTCGCATTCCCCGTCAAGAGCCGCCGCGACTGGCAGCAGTACAGAGAAGAGCGCCTGAACCCCGACGACCCCGGGCGGCTCCAAGGCGAATGGCGCGACGCCTTGGCAGTATGGCCCCAACTCGGGTTCCCCATCCAGATGGGCGAGTTTCCCGACGTAGGCATCTATGGCGGGTTGCGGTGGCTGTTGGGAGACGAGGAATGCCTCGTGGCGTTCTGCACCGACCCCGAATGGGTCCACGAGATCATGGACCACCTGACGTCGCTGTACCTCACCGTTTTCGAGAAGATGGTGAAGCTGGTGCGGATCGACGTCATTCATATGTGGGAAGACATGTGCGGGCGCAACGGGCCGCTCATCTCGCCGCGGCAGTGGGAGGAGTTTATCGGGCCGTGTTACCGGCGCATCGCGGCGTTCGCGAAGGAGCACGGCATACCCGTGTTTTCGGTGGATACCGATGGACAGCCCGGCCTGATCATCCCGCCGATGATGGCCGCGGGGGTCAACTTCCTCTGGCCGCTCGAGGTCGCCGCCGGGTGCGACGCCAACGCGATGCGGGCCAAGTATCCCGCCTTGGCCATGATGGGCGGAATCGACAAACGCGCCCTCGCGCGCGGCCCCGCCGCCATCGACGCCGAACTCGAAAGGGTCCGCCCTGCTCTCGAACACGGCCGTTACATCCCCGACCTCGACCATTCCGTGCCCGACGACGTGTCGTGGGAGAACTTCTGCTATTACGCCGAACGCCTCAAAAGGCTCGTAGGCAAGGCCTGA
- a CDS encoding DUF3857 domain-containing protein: protein MTRKRRAVWFVMFAVLAAVSSADTLYLRDGEQHPGTLRKMTGKKVWFETPEGVLEYPKASVLKIQLQRARQYDDVETAGQITDPELKACLEALPKREQFPAAGYVTLLHRQTIDLRERGVMKETVRHIALILQQRGEDVATTNVWYFEDSDVPQVDFALTVTPDGKVLHLSDAALKSESIYSRLPEYQRLARLRFACKEPRPGSVIDVQYTVVRKRGGPLEPVYSMPVFRDQEPILRKEVHVLPSGGGGGQQIVSDLYEPGAVVGESSSQGFVWKLASMQEGLPSEPFMPPLTRIGPTLSIAETATWDELGKAYEQALAELPPLSDTLAARARELDQAGGAEAIRNFVARTIRTAPVPHWHFRIVPHDPNETAQRGVANELDKNALYWRMLEAAGLEARFALVRSREAGPWPAKTPSLRLFDRSAVYLPSLEGFTSAESDVLPFDTLPSSLQGAHAMLFPYDADTTRITQLSEPAGERDVRQFDAVLNADGSLALTVTLTATGNAQAGLRSFKDLDEQMLRNQLTQFAAYLHPSALLEDYSVSDLADLAVPPALTVRCRIPDFAVKAGEDLMMFTLPAVAYSAHAVGRPTRAFDLFWDHRAMETTQGTIALPEGYTVYSMPASEDFVSDVAEYRAKLTAKGGVIVFDDAYALKVEQAPASAYANYKQCLERRAGLARQRIILSRK, encoded by the coding sequence ATGACACGCAAACGACGCGCGGTCTGGTTTGTCATGTTCGCGGTTTTGGCGGCTGTATCGAGCGCCGATACCCTCTACCTCCGCGACGGCGAGCAACACCCCGGGACGCTCAGAAAGATGACCGGGAAGAAGGTCTGGTTCGAGACCCCGGAGGGCGTGCTCGAGTACCCGAAGGCCAGCGTGCTCAAGATCCAGCTTCAGCGCGCGCGGCAGTACGATGACGTCGAGACGGCCGGCCAGATCACCGACCCCGAGCTCAAGGCCTGTCTCGAAGCTTTGCCCAAGCGCGAACAATTCCCCGCGGCCGGGTACGTCACCCTGTTGCACCGGCAAACCATCGATCTGAGAGAACGGGGCGTGATGAAAGAGACCGTGCGTCACATCGCGCTCATCCTGCAACAGCGCGGCGAGGACGTGGCCACCACCAACGTGTGGTACTTCGAAGATAGCGACGTGCCGCAGGTCGATTTTGCGCTTACCGTCACGCCCGACGGCAAGGTGCTGCACCTCAGCGATGCCGCTCTCAAATCCGAGAGCATTTATTCCCGCCTGCCCGAGTATCAACGCCTGGCGCGGCTGCGTTTCGCATGCAAGGAGCCGCGGCCCGGCAGCGTTATCGACGTGCAGTACACCGTTGTCCGCAAGCGGGGCGGGCCCCTTGAACCGGTTTACAGCATGCCGGTCTTTCGCGATCAGGAGCCCATTCTGCGCAAAGAGGTGCATGTCCTGCCGTCCGGGGGGGGCGGTGGGCAACAAATCGTGAGCGATTTGTACGAGCCCGGCGCGGTAGTGGGCGAGTCCAGCAGCCAGGGTTTTGTGTGGAAACTTGCGAGCATGCAGGAGGGGCTGCCGTCGGAACCGTTCATGCCGCCGCTGACGCGTATCGGGCCGACCCTGTCCATCGCTGAAACCGCCACCTGGGACGAACTGGGGAAAGCCTACGAGCAGGCGCTCGCGGAGCTGCCGCCGCTGTCGGACACGCTCGCCGCCCGCGCCAGGGAACTGGACCAGGCCGGCGGCGCCGAGGCTATCCGTAACTTCGTTGCGCGAACCATCCGCACGGCGCCCGTGCCGCACTGGCACTTCCGCATCGTTCCCCACGATCCGAACGAAACCGCGCAACGCGGGGTAGCCAACGAGCTCGACAAGAATGCCTTGTATTGGCGCATGCTCGAGGCGGCCGGGCTCGAAGCGCGGTTCGCCCTCGTGCGCAGCCGTGAGGCCGGGCCGTGGCCCGCCAAAACGCCGTCGCTGCGGCTGTTTGACCGGTCGGCCGTGTACCTTCCCTCTCTGGAGGGATTCACGTCGGCCGAAAGCGATGTACTGCCGTTCGACACGCTGCCCAGCTCGTTGCAGGGCGCCCACGCGATGCTGTTCCCCTACGACGCGGACACGACCCGCATCACGCAACTCTCCGAACCCGCCGGGGAGCGCGACGTGAGGCAATTCGACGCCGTCCTGAACGCGGACGGTTCCCTGGCGCTGACCGTGACCCTGACCGCCACCGGAAACGCTCAGGCGGGTCTGCGCAGTTTCAAAGATCTCGATGAACAGATGCTGCGCAACCAGCTCACCCAGTTCGCGGCCTATCTCCACCCCTCCGCGCTCCTCGAAGACTATAGCGTCTCGGACCTTGCGGACCTGGCGGTTCCGCCGGCGCTCACCGTCCGCTGCAGGATTCCTGACTTCGCCGTCAAGGCGGGCGAGGACCTCATGATGTTCACCTTGCCCGCGGTAGCGTACAGCGCTCACGCCGTCGGCCGCCCGACGCGCGCGTTTGACCTGTTCTGGGACCACCGGGCCATGGAAACCACGCAAGGGACTATCGCGCTTCCTGAGGGGTATACGGTGTATTCGATGCCCGCCAGCGAAGATTTCGTCTCCGACGTAGCCGAATACCGCGCCAAACTCACCGCGAAGGGCGGCGTAATCGTATTTGACGATGCGTATGCGTTGAAAGTCGAACAGGCGCCCGCATCGGCTTATGCCAACTATAAACAGTGCCTGGAACGCCGCGCCGGGCTCGCTCGCCAGCGCATCATCCTCAGCCGGAAGTGA
- a CDS encoding DUF3857 domain-containing protein has product MWLRGHARRMSGMLADNARFHDLDEAASYRREDDEVRAVARLLAALLVCAGCAHVPVNENLTLYQGGPIENVQGVTFDGTAFTVPGTGAVKRDDVTLLLFQPAGAEGEAGAGLAEATGLTELAQEMLPKGQALAEQFPGTGGVILVDDGDFVYKNDGTQTYRYHFAGLVLKEEMKSWAQFASGFTEGRSRVRVLEAKSVAPDGTVYALSADALRVGSPSEEMQFFNPSQKIIGGVIPGVEIGSIVEYIYEYENYNPEDSRLFFPGYYFQSGEPVALSRVTVEVPENLPFNHYTRHFPDPGLAEPKLERVKGRVRYTWELRDVAPLVEEPFMPPQADLAPRMEASIFGSFDEVFALQRDLQLSRMKLTPEIETEVARITDGAETVDQKLARIYHWVQTNTRYVSIKGSLGSGLSGHTAMETFENRYGDCTDKAILFATMCKAIGVTSYPIILSTNDNGVGVTEIPAIDGNHAISEVELADGRRFYLDATAQDFRYPYFRADDHGCIAMNAIRGDFNTIPVPPPEDNGRQSVLDAELAASGDVTVRTRNDYTGTIEAGIRAFWKTVREDERADRMTEYVNSLSPGALLDTFTLSDLSDLNEPVRMTLDYRLPGHAIRAGKLMYLRMPTLERSYPEVALESRRFPIQYMTTEARTLTINLKLPPGFRLKWAPPPLRVSTPYLKYEAVYVETESAVTFTEVFRRLERIIPVEAYPEYRDALRAIASFSSKEIFVTEEG; this is encoded by the coding sequence ATGTGGTTGCGGGGACACGCGCGCCGCATGTCTGGTATGCTGGCAGACAACGCGCGATTCCACGACCTTGACGAGGCTGCGAGCTATCGCAGGGAGGATGACGAAGTGAGAGCGGTTGCAAGACTCCTGGCGGCGCTGCTGGTGTGTGCCGGGTGCGCGCACGTGCCGGTCAACGAGAACCTGACTCTGTACCAGGGCGGACCCATCGAGAATGTCCAGGGCGTAACGTTTGACGGGACGGCCTTTACCGTGCCCGGCACGGGCGCGGTCAAGCGCGACGATGTCACCCTGCTCCTGTTCCAGCCCGCTGGTGCTGAAGGCGAGGCGGGGGCCGGGCTCGCGGAGGCCACGGGCCTCACCGAGCTTGCCCAGGAGATGCTTCCGAAAGGCCAGGCCCTTGCGGAACAGTTCCCAGGCACGGGCGGCGTCATCCTGGTCGACGACGGCGATTTCGTGTACAAGAATGACGGCACCCAAACCTACCGCTACCACTTCGCCGGGCTGGTGCTCAAGGAGGAGATGAAATCGTGGGCACAGTTCGCATCGGGCTTCACCGAGGGCCGGAGCCGGGTCCGCGTACTGGAAGCGAAGTCCGTCGCGCCCGACGGGACGGTCTACGCCCTTTCGGCGGACGCCCTGCGCGTAGGCAGCCCGTCGGAGGAGATGCAGTTCTTCAACCCCAGCCAGAAGATCATTGGGGGTGTGATCCCCGGCGTCGAGATCGGGTCCATCGTCGAATATATCTACGAGTATGAGAACTACAACCCGGAAGATTCGCGGTTGTTTTTCCCCGGCTACTATTTCCAGTCCGGCGAGCCGGTGGCGCTGTCCCGTGTGACCGTCGAGGTCCCGGAGAACCTGCCGTTCAACCACTACACGCGCCATTTCCCCGATCCCGGGCTTGCCGAGCCGAAGCTCGAACGCGTGAAGGGCCGGGTCCGCTACACGTGGGAACTGCGCGACGTGGCGCCCCTGGTGGAAGAGCCATTCATGCCGCCTCAGGCCGACCTTGCGCCGCGCATGGAAGCCTCGATATTCGGCTCGTTCGACGAAGTTTTCGCTCTGCAGCGAGACCTCCAGCTTTCGCGCATGAAGCTCACGCCCGAGATCGAGACGGAGGTCGCCAGGATTACTGACGGGGCGGAGACCGTCGACCAGAAACTCGCCCGCATTTACCACTGGGTGCAGACGAACACCCGGTACGTCTCGATCAAAGGGAGCCTGGGCTCCGGATTGTCGGGCCACACGGCCATGGAAACCTTCGAGAACCGGTACGGCGACTGCACCGACAAAGCCATCCTCTTCGCCACGATGTGCAAGGCCATCGGCGTCACCAGCTATCCGATCATTCTTTCGACGAACGACAACGGCGTCGGGGTCACCGAAATCCCGGCCATCGACGGCAACCACGCCATATCCGAGGTCGAGCTGGCCGACGGGCGCCGGTTCTACCTCGATGCCACCGCCCAGGACTTTCGGTATCCCTACTTTCGCGCCGACGACCACGGCTGCATCGCGATGAACGCTATCCGGGGCGATTTCAACACCATTCCCGTGCCCCCGCCCGAGGACAACGGGCGGCAGTCGGTGCTGGATGCGGAACTGGCGGCGTCCGGCGACGTGACCGTGCGCACACGGAACGACTACACCGGCACTATCGAGGCGGGGATCCGCGCGTTCTGGAAAACGGTTCGTGAGGATGAGCGCGCCGATCGCATGACCGAGTACGTGAACTCGCTGAGCCCGGGCGCCTTGCTCGATACCTTCACGCTGTCCGATTTGTCCGATTTGAACGAGCCGGTCCGGATGACCCTCGACTACCGGTTGCCGGGCCACGCCATTCGCGCCGGCAAGCTGATGTACCTGCGCATGCCCACCCTGGAGCGCAGCTATCCCGAGGTCGCCCTCGAGTCGCGCCGGTTTCCCATCCAGTACATGACCACCGAAGCGCGAACTCTCACCATCAACCTGAAACTGCCCCCTGGGTTCCGGTTGAAGTGGGCGCCGCCTCCGTTGCGGGTGAGCACCCCCTACCTTAAATACGAGGCGGTCTACGTCGAGACGGAGTCGGCCGTGACGTTTACGGAAGTTTTCCGGCGGCTTGAGCGCATCATCCCGGTCGAGGCGTATCCGGAGTATCGCGACGCATTGCGTGCGATCGCCTCGTTCAGCTCAAAAGAGATCTTCGTGACGGAGGAGGGTTGA